From a single Rhodococcus qingshengii JCM 15477 genomic region:
- a CDS encoding alkane 1-monooxygenase — protein sequence MTTFAEASRTAAGQARNGQRPVWRDKKRYLWPLGLLVPLSPFAAWFLVDKFSLGLFWAIGAWLIVIVIPLIDLLAGEDGNSPPDEAIPELQEDRFYRWCTYLFLPLQYVGLVFVAWCWVNAPMAAGEKFALAMTAGVVAGVGINAAHELGHKSEKLEKWLAKVALAQSFYGHFYVEHNHGHHVRVATPEDPASSRYKENFWFFLPRSVIGGLRSGWRIESARLRRQGRRTWSYRNNILNAWAMSVVLFGSLIAAFGWEIAPWLAVQAIAGFTFLETANYLEHYGLLRAKRPDGSYVRCSPEDSWNSDHVVSNLFLYQLQRHSDHHANPRLRYQSLRSAAEAPQLPAGYAVMIVCAWVPPLWRKVMDKRLLAYYDGDMTRINVLPGK from the coding sequence ATGACGACCTTCGCGGAAGCCTCCCGGACAGCGGCAGGGCAAGCGCGGAACGGGCAGCGGCCGGTGTGGCGAGACAAGAAGCGCTACCTGTGGCCACTGGGTTTGCTGGTTCCTCTCAGCCCGTTCGCTGCGTGGTTCCTGGTCGACAAATTCAGTCTCGGGCTCTTCTGGGCCATCGGGGCGTGGCTGATCGTCATCGTCATTCCCCTGATCGATCTCCTGGCGGGCGAGGACGGTAACAGCCCACCGGACGAAGCGATCCCTGAATTGCAAGAGGATCGTTTCTACCGCTGGTGCACGTACTTGTTCCTGCCCCTCCAATACGTCGGGCTGGTGTTCGTCGCGTGGTGTTGGGTGAACGCGCCGATGGCGGCGGGGGAGAAGTTCGCGCTCGCGATGACTGCCGGCGTGGTTGCCGGTGTGGGGATCAACGCGGCGCATGAATTGGGGCACAAGAGTGAGAAGCTCGAGAAGTGGCTCGCGAAAGTAGCGCTCGCGCAGTCCTTCTACGGCCATTTCTACGTCGAACACAACCATGGTCATCACGTCCGCGTCGCGACGCCGGAGGATCCGGCCAGCTCGCGGTACAAGGAAAACTTCTGGTTCTTCTTGCCTCGCAGCGTCATCGGCGGCCTGCGCTCGGGATGGCGGATCGAAAGCGCTCGTCTGAGGCGTCAGGGGAGACGGACGTGGAGTTACCGCAACAACATCCTGAACGCGTGGGCGATGAGTGTGGTTCTGTTCGGCAGTCTGATCGCCGCGTTCGGCTGGGAAATTGCGCCGTGGCTCGCCGTTCAGGCAATTGCAGGCTTCACGTTCCTCGAGACCGCTAACTATCTCGAGCACTACGGCTTGCTACGTGCGAAGCGGCCTGACGGCTCGTACGTCCGGTGCTCGCCCGAGGACAGCTGGAACAGCGACCACGTCGTCAGCAATCTGTTCCTCTATCAACTTCAGCGTCACAGCGACCATCACGCGAATCCGCGTCTGCGGTACCAGAGCCTGCGAAGTGCGGCCGAAGCGCCGCAACTTCCAGCGGGTTACGCAGTCATGATCGTCTGCGCGTGGGTGCCGCCGCTGTGGCGAAAGGTCATGGACAAGCGACTGCTGGCCTACTACGACGGCGACATGACACGCATCAACGTCCTGCCGGGTAAGTGA
- the gltX gene encoding glutamate--tRNA ligase: MTNSEVRVRFCPSPTGTPHVGLVRTALFNWAFARHHGGTFVFRIEDTDAQRDSEESYQAILDALRWLGLNWDEGPEVGGPHAPYRQSERRDLHLDVVAKLLAAGEAYESYSTNEEVEARHKAAGRDPKLGYDNFDRELSDEQRAAYIAEGRKPVVRLRMPDHDLTWNDLVRGETTFKAGTVPDFALTRGNGIPLYTLVNPVDDALMKITHVLRGEDLLSSTPRQLALYEALIRIGVADFTPSFGHLPFVMGQGNKKLSKRDPESNLFIHRDRGFIPEGLLNYLALLGWSIADDHDVFSLDEMVAAFDVSKVNSNPARFDQKKADAINAEHIRLLEPADFAGRLKSFLVEHGHIGADVDEATFTVAADLVQTRIVVLSDAWDLLKFLFVDEASFALDPAATAKNLKEDAGPVLDASLAALDAISEWSAASIEEALKKALIEDLELKPRKAFAPVRVAITGSHISPPLYESMELLGREVSLARLRAGRAAVTA; this comes from the coding sequence ATGACCAACAGCGAAGTACGCGTCCGTTTCTGTCCGTCACCCACCGGAACCCCGCACGTGGGTTTGGTGCGCACCGCCTTGTTCAACTGGGCATTCGCACGACACCACGGCGGCACATTCGTGTTCCGTATCGAAGACACCGATGCGCAGCGCGACAGTGAAGAGTCCTACCAGGCCATCCTCGACGCCCTCCGCTGGTTGGGGCTCAATTGGGACGAAGGCCCGGAGGTCGGTGGGCCGCACGCACCGTATCGCCAGTCCGAGCGTCGCGACCTGCATCTCGACGTTGTTGCCAAGTTGCTGGCCGCGGGCGAGGCCTACGAGTCCTACTCGACGAACGAGGAGGTCGAAGCGCGACACAAGGCGGCCGGACGCGATCCGAAGCTCGGATACGACAACTTCGATCGCGAGCTCAGCGACGAGCAGCGCGCTGCCTACATCGCCGAGGGGCGCAAGCCCGTCGTCCGCCTCCGGATGCCCGATCATGATCTGACCTGGAACGACCTGGTGCGGGGCGAGACCACGTTCAAGGCAGGCACCGTTCCGGACTTCGCGCTGACTCGCGGCAACGGCATTCCGCTGTACACCTTGGTCAACCCGGTCGACGACGCGTTGATGAAGATCACCCATGTACTGCGCGGCGAAGATCTGCTGTCCTCGACTCCGCGTCAGCTCGCGTTGTACGAGGCATTGATTCGTATCGGTGTCGCCGATTTCACACCGTCGTTCGGGCACTTGCCTTTCGTGATGGGTCAGGGCAACAAGAAGCTTTCCAAGCGCGATCCCGAGTCCAACCTCTTCATCCACCGCGATCGGGGCTTCATTCCCGAGGGATTGCTGAACTACCTGGCTCTGCTCGGGTGGAGCATCGCCGACGATCACGATGTCTTCTCGCTCGACGAGATGGTTGCGGCCTTCGACGTCTCCAAGGTCAACTCCAATCCTGCCCGCTTCGACCAGAAGAAGGCCGACGCGATCAATGCCGAGCACATTCGTCTGCTCGAGCCGGCCGACTTCGCCGGTCGTCTGAAGTCGTTCCTGGTGGAGCACGGACACATCGGCGCCGACGTCGACGAAGCGACGTTCACTGTTGCGGCGGACCTCGTGCAGACGCGCATCGTCGTCCTGTCCGACGCGTGGGATCTGCTGAAATTCCTGTTCGTCGACGAGGCGTCGTTTGCTCTCGATCCGGCCGCGACGGCAAAGAACTTGAAGGAAGATGCCGGTCCGGTTCTGGACGCGTCTCTTGCGGCGCTCGATGCCATCTCAGAGTGGTCGGCGGCCAGTATCGAGGAAGCACTCAAGAAGGCCCTCATCGAGGATCTGGAGCTCAAACCGCGTAAGGCCTTCGCTCCGGTTCGGGTCGCGATCACGGGCTCTCACATCAGCCCTCCGCTGTACGAGTCGATGGAATTGCTCGGTCGTGAGGTCTCGCTCGCTCGGTTGCGCGCCGGTAGGGCAGCGGTAACCGCCTAG
- the ilvC gene encoding ketol-acid reductoisomerase: MFYDDDADLSIIQGRKVAVIGYGSQGHAHSLSLRDSGVDVRIGLKEGSKSREKAEEQGLTVGTPAEVSEWADVIMVLAPDTAQASIFTNDIEPNLKDGDALFFGHGLNIHFDLIKAPEFVTVGMVAPKGPGHLVRRQFVDGKGVPALIAIDQDPKGEGQALALSYAKGIGGTRAGVIKTTFKEETETDLFGEQAVLCGGTEELVKTGFEVMVEAGYAPEMAYFEVLHELKLIVDLMYEGGIARMNYSVSDTAEFGGYLSGPRVIDADTKERMKAILADIQSGEFTRRLVANVENGNTELEGLRKANAEHPIEVTGKKLRDLMSWVDRPITETA, encoded by the coding sequence ATGTTCTACGACGACGATGCCGATCTGTCGATCATTCAGGGCCGCAAGGTTGCTGTGATCGGCTACGGAAGCCAGGGCCACGCCCATTCGCTGAGCCTGCGTGACTCGGGCGTCGATGTGCGCATCGGCCTCAAGGAAGGCTCGAAGTCGCGTGAGAAGGCTGAAGAGCAGGGGCTGACGGTCGGTACGCCGGCAGAGGTTTCCGAGTGGGCCGACGTCATCATGGTGCTCGCACCTGACACCGCGCAGGCGAGCATTTTCACCAATGACATCGAGCCGAACCTCAAGGACGGCGACGCGCTGTTCTTCGGTCACGGCCTGAACATTCACTTCGACCTGATCAAGGCTCCGGAGTTCGTCACCGTCGGCATGGTCGCCCCCAAGGGCCCCGGCCACCTGGTGCGTCGTCAGTTCGTCGACGGCAAGGGCGTTCCCGCGCTCATCGCCATCGACCAGGATCCCAAGGGTGAAGGACAGGCTCTCGCTCTGTCCTACGCCAAGGGCATCGGCGGAACCCGCGCAGGCGTCATCAAGACCACGTTCAAGGAAGAGACCGAGACGGACCTCTTCGGCGAGCAGGCCGTGCTCTGCGGCGGCACCGAGGAACTGGTCAAGACCGGTTTCGAGGTCATGGTCGAGGCCGGCTACGCGCCCGAGATGGCGTACTTCGAGGTTCTGCACGAGCTCAAGCTCATCGTCGACCTCATGTACGAGGGTGGCATCGCCCGCATGAACTACTCGGTGTCCGACACCGCTGAGTTCGGTGGATACCTCTCCGGCCCGCGCGTCATCGACGCCGACACCAAGGAGCGCATGAAGGCGATCCTGGCCGACATCCAGTCCGGCGAGTTCACCCGTCGTCTGGTTGCCAACGTCGAGAACGGCAACACCGAGCTCGAGGGCCTGCGCAAGGCCAACGCCGAGCACCCCATCGAGGTCACCGGCAAGAAGCTGCGCGACCTGATGAGCTGGGTCGATCGTCCGATCACCGAAACCGCGTAA
- a CDS encoding pyridoxamine 5'-phosphate oxidase family protein yields MAGKQRSQITMTEAEISSFVEKNRTATMATLSADGMPHLIAMWFAIVDGEIWFETKAKSQKAVNLRRDSRMSVLIEDGQTYDTLRGVSMEGTGVIVEDPEALFAVGISVWERYTGPYTDDLRPAVDAMLHKRVAVRFVPDRTRSWDHRKLGMPAMPLSGSTAPPPQP; encoded by the coding sequence ATGGCAGGAAAGCAGCGTAGTCAGATCACGATGACCGAGGCCGAAATCTCGAGCTTCGTCGAAAAGAACCGTACGGCAACGATGGCGACGTTGAGCGCCGACGGAATGCCTCACCTGATCGCGATGTGGTTCGCGATAGTCGACGGCGAAATCTGGTTCGAGACCAAAGCCAAGTCGCAGAAGGCCGTCAACCTTCGCCGGGACTCCCGAATGTCCGTCCTGATCGAAGACGGTCAGACGTACGACACGCTCCGAGGAGTCTCGATGGAGGGTACCGGGGTCATCGTCGAAGATCCGGAAGCCCTCTTCGCTGTGGGAATCAGCGTCTGGGAGCGATACACGGGCCCGTACACCGACGATCTCCGCCCGGCCGTCGACGCGATGCTCCACAAGCGCGTCGCGGTACGGTTCGTTCCCGATCGAACTCGTTCGTGGGATCACCGCAAGCTCGGGATGCCTGCGATGCCTCTTTCCGGCTCTACCGCACCGCCGCCGCAGCCCTGA
- a CDS encoding acetolactate synthase large subunit: MSAPTARPQPTPRKSGTPSPTTAAAATQTANRRQLPPERVTGAQSVVRALEELEVDTVFGIPGGAVLPVYDPLFDSVKVRHVLVRHEQGAGHAATGYAQATGKVGVCMATSGPGATNLVTPLADAQMDSVPIVAITGQVARSLIGTDGFQEADISGITMPVTKHNFLITDAIDIPRIMAEAFYLAASGRPGAVLVDIPKDILQSQTTFSWPPEMRLPGYRPVTKPHGKQVREAARLIADAKSPVLYVGGGVIKSDSSPELLELAELTGIPVVTTLMARGAFPDSHDLNCGMPGMHGTVAAVAALQRSDLLITLGARFDDRVTGQLNSFAPDAKVIHADIDPAEIGKNRYADVPIVGDCKEVITELIEAIRADMATGTTFDLTEWWAYLNDIRRTYPLSYDRPTDGQLSPEYVIQTVGKLAGPDAIYCAGVGQHQMWAAQFVGYEKPRTWLNSGGLGTMGYAVPAAMGAKMGMPDTEVWAIDGDGCFQMTNQELATCALEGIPIKVALINNGNLGMVRQWQTLFYEERYSNTNLGTHGAIRIPDFVKLAEALGCHGIRVEREEDVEAAIREAQSINDKPVVIDFIVTADAQVWPMVAAGTSNDEIMAARGIRPLFDDDEAVAEPAVIHEAMSREQAGPAAGTGEDQK, encoded by the coding sequence GTGAGCGCACCAACAGCACGGCCTCAACCCACGCCGCGCAAGTCAGGGACACCGAGCCCGACAACCGCGGCTGCCGCAACCCAGACGGCCAACCGTCGCCAGCTTCCGCCTGAGCGGGTAACCGGCGCGCAGTCTGTGGTTCGAGCCCTCGAAGAGCTCGAGGTCGACACGGTATTCGGCATTCCCGGCGGTGCCGTGCTCCCGGTTTACGACCCACTCTTCGATTCGGTCAAGGTCCGCCACGTGCTCGTGCGCCACGAGCAGGGTGCAGGCCACGCTGCCACCGGTTACGCCCAGGCGACCGGCAAGGTCGGCGTCTGCATGGCCACCTCGGGTCCCGGTGCGACCAACCTGGTCACGCCGCTGGCCGACGCGCAGATGGACTCCGTTCCGATCGTCGCGATCACCGGGCAGGTGGCGCGCTCGCTGATCGGTACCGACGGCTTCCAGGAAGCCGATATCTCAGGCATCACGATGCCGGTCACCAAGCACAACTTCCTGATCACCGACGCGATCGACATCCCGCGCATCATGGCCGAGGCCTTCTACCTCGCGGCCAGCGGTCGCCCCGGCGCCGTCCTGGTCGATATCCCCAAGGACATCCTGCAGTCGCAGACCACGTTCTCGTGGCCGCCGGAGATGCGTCTGCCGGGCTACCGCCCGGTGACCAAGCCGCACGGCAAGCAGGTTCGTGAAGCTGCACGTCTGATCGCCGACGCCAAGTCGCCGGTTCTGTACGTCGGTGGCGGCGTCATCAAGTCCGACTCCTCGCCGGAGCTGCTCGAATTGGCCGAGCTGACCGGTATCCCCGTCGTCACCACGCTGATGGCCCGCGGCGCGTTCCCGGACAGCCACGACCTCAACTGCGGTATGCCGGGAATGCACGGCACCGTTGCCGCAGTCGCCGCTCTGCAGCGTAGCGATCTACTGATCACCCTCGGTGCGCGTTTCGACGACCGCGTCACCGGTCAGCTGAATTCCTTCGCGCCCGACGCCAAGGTCATCCATGCCGACATCGACCCGGCCGAGATCGGCAAGAACCGCTACGCGGACGTCCCGATCGTGGGCGACTGCAAAGAGGTCATCACCGAACTCATCGAGGCGATCCGTGCCGACATGGCCACGGGCACCACGTTCGACCTCACCGAGTGGTGGGCGTACCTGAACGACATCCGTCGTACGTACCCGCTGAGCTACGACCGTCCCACCGACGGTCAGCTGAGCCCGGAGTACGTCATCCAGACCGTCGGCAAGCTCGCAGGACCGGATGCCATCTACTGCGCCGGCGTCGGTCAGCACCAGATGTGGGCCGCGCAGTTCGTCGGCTACGAGAAGCCGCGCACGTGGCTCAACTCGGGCGGGCTCGGCACCATGGGGTACGCGGTTCCCGCAGCCATGGGCGCCAAGATGGGTATGCCCGACACCGAGGTGTGGGCGATCGACGGCGACGGCTGCTTCCAGATGACCAATCAGGAACTCGCAACCTGTGCCCTCGAAGGTATCCCGATCAAGGTTGCCCTCATCAACAACGGCAACCTCGGCATGGTGCGTCAGTGGCAGACACTCTTCTACGAAGAGCGCTACTCCAACACCAACCTCGGAACGCACGGCGCCATCCGCATCCCGGACTTCGTGAAGCTCGCAGAAGCATTGGGCTGCCACGGAATTCGTGTCGAGCGTGAAGAAGATGTCGAGGCTGCGATCCGTGAGGCGCAGTCCATCAACGACAAGCCTGTCGTGATCGACTTCATCGTCACTGCCGACGCACAGGTGTGGCCGATGGTCGCTGCCGGAACGAGCAACGACGAAATCATGGCGGCCCGGGGCATCCGGCCGCTGTTCGACGACGACGAGGCAGTTGCCGAGCCCGCCGTCATCCACGAAGCCATGTCACGCGAGCAAGCCGGACCCGCCGCGGGCACAGGGGAGGATCAGAAGTGA
- the serA gene encoding phosphoglycerate dehydrogenase, which yields MSQPGRPVVLIADKLAPSTVEALGDGVEVRWVDGPDRPALLAAVPEADAILVRSATTVDAEVLAAGTKLKIIGRAGVGLDNVEIPAATERGVMVVNAPTSNIHSAAEHAVALLMSTARQIPAADKTLRENTWKRSKFNGVEILGKTVGVVGLGRIGQLFAQRLAAFETTIIAYDPYLPAARAAQLGIELVTIDELVERADFISVHLPKTKETAGLINAERLAKAKDGVIIVNAARGGLIDEDALYDALVSGKVRGAGLDVFSTEPCTDSKLFELDNVVVTPHLGASTSEAQDRAGIDVAKSVLLALAGEFVPEAVNVSGGPVGEEVAPWLELVRKLGLLAATLSPEAVQTVQVVATGELSAETVDILGLAALRGVFSASSDEAVTFVNAPALAEQRGVTVSVEKHSEALAHRSAVEVRAVAADGTVTSVTGALTGLQQVEKIVNINGRSFDLRAEGHNIVVHYSDRPGVLGVLGTVLGNAGVDILAAALSQDAEGEGATVILRVDRVVGDAEVEAIVSQLDARVAQVDLS from the coding sequence GTGAGCCAGCCTGGCCGTCCCGTTGTTCTGATCGCCGACAAGCTCGCGCCGTCCACAGTCGAGGCGCTCGGTGACGGTGTGGAGGTGCGTTGGGTCGACGGACCCGACCGCCCGGCGCTGCTCGCCGCGGTACCCGAGGCCGACGCGATTCTCGTCCGTTCCGCCACTACCGTCGACGCCGAGGTTCTGGCTGCCGGCACCAAGCTGAAGATCATCGGCCGCGCCGGTGTCGGCCTGGACAACGTCGAGATCCCCGCAGCCACCGAGCGCGGCGTGATGGTCGTCAACGCACCGACCTCCAACATTCACTCCGCTGCCGAGCACGCTGTCGCGCTCCTCATGTCGACCGCTCGCCAGATTCCCGCAGCAGACAAGACCCTGCGTGAGAACACCTGGAAGCGAAGCAAGTTCAACGGTGTCGAGATCCTCGGCAAGACCGTCGGTGTCGTCGGACTCGGCCGCATCGGCCAGCTCTTCGCGCAGCGTCTCGCTGCGTTCGAGACCACGATCATCGCGTACGACCCCTACCTGCCCGCAGCGCGCGCAGCGCAGCTCGGCATCGAACTGGTCACCATCGACGAGCTCGTCGAGCGCGCCGACTTCATCTCCGTGCACCTGCCCAAGACCAAGGAAACGGCCGGCCTGATCAACGCCGAGCGCCTCGCCAAGGCCAAGGACGGCGTCATCATCGTCAACGCCGCTCGCGGTGGTCTGATCGACGAAGATGCGCTCTACGACGCACTCGTCTCCGGCAAGGTCCGAGGCGCCGGTCTCGACGTGTTCAGCACCGAGCCGTGCACCGATTCCAAGCTTTTCGAGCTCGACAACGTCGTTGTCACCCCGCACCTCGGAGCATCGACGTCCGAGGCTCAGGACCGCGCAGGCATCGACGTGGCCAAGAGTGTTCTCCTCGCTCTGGCAGGCGAATTCGTTCCCGAGGCTGTCAACGTCTCCGGCGGCCCCGTGGGCGAAGAAGTTGCTCCGTGGCTCGAGCTCGTCCGCAAGCTCGGTCTCCTCGCTGCGACGTTGTCGCCCGAAGCTGTGCAGACCGTGCAGGTTGTCGCCACCGGCGAGCTGTCTGCCGAAACCGTCGACATCCTCGGACTGGCTGCACTGCGCGGTGTGTTCTCCGCCAGCAGCGATGAGGCTGTCACGTTCGTCAACGCTCCGGCACTGGCCGAGCAGCGCGGCGTGACCGTGTCGGTCGAGAAGCACTCCGAGGCTCTTGCTCACCGCAGCGCGGTCGAGGTGCGTGCAGTTGCCGCCGACGGCACGGTCACGTCGGTCACGGGCGCACTCACCGGTCTGCAGCAGGTCGAGAAGATCGTCAACATCAACGGACGCAGCTTCGACCTGCGCGCCGAGGGCCACAACATCGTCGTTCACTACAGCGATCGCCCGGGCGTTCTCGGTGTCCTCGGCACCGTCCTCGGAAACGCGGGCGTCGACATCCTCGCAGCAGCACTGAGCCAGGATGCCGAAGGCGAAGGCGCCACTGTCATCTTGCGCGTCGATCGCGTCGTCGGTGACGCCGAGGTCGAGGCAATCGTCTCGCAGCTCGACGCTCGCGTCGCCCAGGTCGACCTTTCCTGA
- a CDS encoding fumarylacetoacetate hydrolase family protein: MRLGRIASPDGVAFVSIEGEEDALVAKEIAEHPFGNPTFTGRSWPLADVRLLAPILASKVICIGKNYADHIAEMGGEAPADPVIFLKPNTSIVGPGAPIVLPPTSNEVHFEGELAVVIGQPCKDVPAAKALSVVLGYTIANDVSARDHQRHDGQWTRAKGHDTFCPLGPWIETSLDASDVDIKTEVNGQVKQDSSTAFLLHDIPKIIEWISAVMTLLPGDVILTGTPAGVGPIVDGDSVSVTVSGIGTLTNPVTAKS; this comes from the coding sequence ATGCGTCTTGGTCGAATTGCCAGTCCCGATGGTGTTGCGTTCGTCAGTATCGAAGGTGAAGAGGATGCCCTCGTCGCCAAGGAAATTGCGGAGCACCCGTTCGGGAACCCCACATTTACCGGCCGAAGTTGGCCGCTCGCCGATGTTCGTCTGCTGGCTCCGATTCTCGCCAGCAAGGTGATCTGCATCGGCAAGAATTATGCAGATCACATCGCGGAGATGGGCGGAGAGGCTCCCGCGGACCCCGTGATCTTCCTCAAGCCAAACACGTCCATAGTTGGCCCGGGTGCCCCGATCGTCTTGCCTCCCACCTCGAACGAGGTGCACTTCGAGGGTGAACTCGCGGTCGTCATCGGTCAACCGTGCAAGGACGTTCCGGCGGCGAAGGCGTTGAGCGTGGTCCTCGGTTACACGATCGCCAACGACGTGTCGGCGCGAGATCATCAGCGTCACGACGGGCAGTGGACGCGCGCGAAGGGCCACGACACTTTCTGCCCACTCGGCCCCTGGATCGAAACCAGTCTGGATGCGTCCGACGTCGATATCAAGACCGAGGTGAACGGCCAGGTCAAGCAGGACAGCAGCACGGCTTTTCTCCTCCACGACATTCCGAAGATCATCGAGTGGATCTCGGCGGTGATGACTCTCTTGCCTGGCGACGTCATCCTCACCGGCACCCCCGCCGGAGTAGGCCCGATCGTCGACGGCGATTCCGTGTCGGTCACGGTCTCGGGGATCGGCACGCTCACGAACCCGGTGACCGCCAAGAGCTGA
- a CDS encoding PH domain-containing protein, translating to MPPAQSSHTPKPLRHVIRISQLAYMACAFLLFAVSFPIFGWPVAFSWLLILPIIAVYLVARLRTTVSPDGLEVRSTFSKRTLAWDDVKGFRFPKRSWARAELTDGTEVTLPAVSFVRLPEIAIASGGRITDPYASAAEAFAAKEAEEEEAAAEAEAESELVENTQDQPEEKRP from the coding sequence GTGCCACCGGCTCAATCATCCCACACGCCGAAACCACTTCGGCACGTCATCCGCATTTCGCAGCTCGCTTACATGGCGTGCGCGTTCCTTCTGTTCGCGGTCAGCTTCCCGATCTTCGGGTGGCCCGTCGCCTTCAGCTGGTTGCTGATCCTTCCGATCATCGCCGTCTATCTCGTCGCGCGACTGCGCACCACCGTCAGCCCTGACGGCCTCGAGGTCCGCTCGACGTTCTCCAAGCGCACCCTCGCCTGGGACGACGTCAAGGGTTTCCGCTTCCCGAAGCGGAGTTGGGCGCGCGCGGAACTCACCGACGGAACCGAGGTGACCCTGCCTGCGGTCAGCTTCGTCAGGCTTCCCGAGATCGCGATCGCCAGCGGCGGCCGCATCACCGATCCCTACGCATCCGCCGCAGAAGCCTTCGCCGCCAAGGAAGCCGAAGAGGAAGAAGCAGCTGCAGAAGCAGAAGCAGAATCCGAGCTCGTCGAGAACACACAGGACCAGCCCGAAGAGAAGCGCCCGTAG
- the ilvN gene encoding acetolactate synthase small subunit, translating into MSTSHTLSVLVEDKPGVLARVSALFSRRGFNIESLAVGGTEIPEISRMTIVVTVDEFPLEQVTKQLNKLINVIKIVEQDGEASVARELVLIKVRADASVRTQVIETVNLFRAKVIDVSPESVTIEATGTRSKLDALLRMLDPYGIREIVQSGVVAVGRGPKSITATR; encoded by the coding sequence GTGAGCACCAGTCACACCCTCAGTGTTCTCGTCGAGGACAAGCCAGGCGTGCTGGCTCGCGTCTCCGCACTTTTCTCCCGCCGCGGATTCAACATCGAATCCCTTGCGGTGGGCGGAACCGAGATCCCCGAGATCTCACGTATGACCATCGTCGTCACGGTCGACGAGTTCCCTCTCGAGCAGGTGACGAAGCAGCTCAACAAGCTGATCAACGTCATCAAGATCGTCGAGCAGGACGGTGAAGCATCCGTCGCTCGCGAGCTCGTGCTCATCAAGGTGCGCGCTGATGCAAGCGTGCGCACGCAGGTCATCGAAACGGTGAACCTGTTCCGCGCCAAGGTGATCGACGTCTCTCCGGAGTCCGTCACCATCGAGGCGACCGGTACTCGGTCCAAGCTGGATGCACTGCTGCGGATGCTTGATCCGTACGGTATCCGGGAGATCGTTCAGTCCGGGGTCGTGGCAGTCGGTCGAGGGCCGAAGTCGATCACGGCCACCCGCTAG
- a CDS encoding DUF5302 domain-containing protein yields MSDLDSNTPSEPESQSEETKRKFREALERKNHQNAKSTDHRDGQSKVHNTHGPADHKREFRRKSG; encoded by the coding sequence ATGAGCGATCTCGACAGCAACACCCCGTCCGAACCCGAATCCCAATCGGAGGAAACCAAACGAAAGTTCCGTGAGGCCCTCGAACGGAAGAATCATCAGAACGCCAAATCGACCGACCATCGCGACGGACAGTCCAAGGTCCACAACACGCATGGCCCGGCCGATCACAAGCGAGAGTTCCGCCGTAAGAGCGGATAA
- a CDS encoding 3-isopropylmalate dehydrogenase — MKLAVIPGDGIGVEVTAEALKVLGKLVPDLETTEYDLGARRYNATGELLPADELDQIRQHDAILLGAIGDPRIVAPGILERGLLLNMRFQLDHHVNLRPAQLYPGALSPLAAQPEIDFVVVREGTEGPYTGNGGAIRVGTDHEIATEVSINTWFGAERVVRYAFALAQTRSKHLTLIHKTNVLSNAGAIWTRAIETVGAEFPDVETAYCHIDAATIYMVTDPSRFDVIVTDNLFGDIITDLAGAVTGGIGLAASGNIDASGTNPSMFEPVHGSAPDIAGKGIADPTAAILSAALLLRHLGREDDAARVEAVVAADLATRGEGPISTTEIGDRITAAL; from the coding sequence ATGAAGCTTGCGGTCATTCCGGGTGACGGAATCGGCGTCGAGGTCACAGCCGAAGCGCTCAAGGTGCTCGGCAAGTTGGTTCCGGATCTGGAAACCACCGAATACGATCTCGGTGCCCGTCGCTACAACGCCACCGGCGAGTTGCTTCCGGCGGACGAGCTGGACCAGATTCGTCAGCACGACGCAATCCTGTTGGGCGCCATCGGTGATCCGCGGATCGTCGCACCCGGCATCCTCGAGCGTGGTCTGCTGCTGAACATGCGCTTCCAGCTCGATCATCACGTGAACCTTCGCCCCGCACAGCTGTATCCGGGTGCGCTGTCGCCGTTGGCGGCCCAGCCGGAGATCGACTTCGTCGTGGTTCGTGAAGGCACCGAGGGTCCGTACACCGGAAACGGTGGAGCGATCCGCGTCGGCACCGATCACGAGATCGCAACCGAGGTGTCGATCAATACCTGGTTCGGTGCCGAGCGCGTGGTGCGTTACGCATTTGCCTTGGCGCAGACCCGGTCCAAGCACCTCACCTTGATTCACAAGACCAACGTGCTCTCCAACGCGGGCGCAATCTGGACGCGTGCAATCGAGACCGTCGGTGCCGAGTTCCCGGACGTCGAAACCGCGTACTGCCACATCGACGCGGCCACGATCTACATGGTCACCGACCCGTCGCGCTTCGACGTGATCGTCACGGACAACCTCTTCGGTGACATCATCACCGACCTCGCCGGCGCCGTAACCGGTGGCATCGGTTTGGCCGCAAGCGGAAACATCGATGCCTCGGGTACCAACCCGTCGATGTTCGAGCCCGTACACGGCAGTGCTCCGGACATCGCCGGCAAGGGAATCGCTGATCCCACCGCCGCGATCCTCTCGGCCGCACTGCTTCTTCGCCATCTCGGACGCGAGGACGACGCCGCTCGGGTCGAGGCTGTGGTCGCTGCCGACCTGGCTACCCGCGGCGAAGGTCCCATCTCCACAACGGAGATCGGCGACCGGATCACTGCAGCGCTGTAA